The Clostridiaceae bacterium HFYG-1003 genome includes a window with the following:
- the trmB gene encoding tRNA (guanosine(46)-N7)-methyltransferase TrmB — MRHKPWALPEMLQDPKFYLEPYDKQNKWQLEFGNDAPIDLEIGCGKGDFIRELAHRHPERNYIAMDLKNEVLVYALRKINEEGLTNIRVLSVKAEELDRVFGEGEIDQIYINFANPWPKAGHHKRRLTHPRFLALYRLFTKDQSRLEFKTDDEELYVTSLEYFPEAGYEMVYHSDNLPADHPDNIQTEYESKFRSFGMPIYRIDAVKQPITEERLGELLEWKLKSQQKTGRAVWTTYRENRKPNPET; from the coding sequence ATGCGTCATAAACCCTGGGCACTGCCGGAAATGCTACAGGACCCAAAATTTTACCTCGAACCTTACGATAAACAGAATAAGTGGCAGCTCGAATTTGGCAACGATGCCCCCATTGACCTTGAAATTGGCTGCGGAAAAGGCGATTTTATCCGTGAGCTGGCCCACCGGCACCCGGAGCGGAATTATATTGCCATGGACCTCAAAAACGAAGTGCTGGTGTATGCACTTCGAAAAATAAACGAAGAAGGACTCACGAACATTCGAGTCCTGTCAGTGAAAGCCGAAGAGCTGGACCGGGTATTCGGGGAAGGGGAGATTGATCAGATCTATATCAATTTTGCCAATCCTTGGCCGAAAGCCGGGCACCACAAGCGCCGACTGACTCATCCGCGATTCCTGGCGCTTTACCGGCTGTTTACCAAAGACCAGTCCCGGCTGGAATTTAAAACGGATGACGAAGAGCTCTATGTCACTTCACTGGAGTATTTCCCGGAAGCCGGCTACGAGATGGTATACCACTCCGATAATCTCCCGGCGGATCATCCGGACAACATCCAGACAGAATATGAGTCGAAATTCAGAAGCTTCGGGATGCCGATCTATCGAATTGATGCCGTGAAGCAGCCAATCACGGAAGAGCGTCTTGGCGAACTGCTGGAATGGAAACTAAAATCTCAGCAGAAGACCGGACGGGCAGTCTGGACCACTTACCGCGAGAACCGTAAACCCAATCCGGAAACCTAA
- the tnpB gene encoding IS66 family insertion sequence element accessory protein TnpB (TnpB, as the term is used for proteins encoded by IS66 family insertion elements, is considered an accessory protein, since TnpC, encoded by a neighboring gene, is a DDE family transposase.), giving the protein MVVDPVDFRKSVDGLTAIIQLELKLDPMASGCFIFCNKQHNKIKIIEWDFNGFWLAYKRLESGKFKWPQSNLPIINISTEQYDWLMNGLNINQRDGFSEVLARKVI; this is encoded by the coding sequence CTGGTCGTGGATCCTGTCGATTTCCGGAAGTCCGTGGATGGATTAACCGCTATCATTCAACTTGAACTCAAGCTTGATCCGATGGCATCCGGCTGCTTCATTTTCTGCAACAAGCAGCACAATAAAATCAAGATCATCGAGTGGGATTTCAATGGGTTCTGGTTAGCATATAAGCGTTTGGAGTCGGGCAAGTTTAAATGGCCACAGTCCAATTTGCCGATTATCAACATCTCCACAGAGCAATACGATTGGTTAATGAATGGCCTGAATATCAATCAAAGAGATGGATTTTCCGAGGTTTTAGCACGTAAAGTCATATAG
- a CDS encoding Ppx/GppA family phosphatase — protein MRLGIIDIGSNTIRLVVWELYGKGFYRIIEEIKENVRIGQDGHIPVISEEKIIAALAVLKKFKKFAANLQVGRTIVVATDPVRRVDNREDFLERIRLETGYVPIVLNEYEESYMDFRGVTGSMEVQNSLMVDIGGSSTELVWIRNNELMESASIPYGTLTLTERYHLEDIVTSANHQAMDQLLDSEFRQIPWLFSQPFKTMILVGGSARAIGRMDRNRKHYPLSLTHNYTLLDLDINMLYTQLMTKNAQGRARLPGLEMDRADVILGAMAIIKSLCGLTGLTELRVSGNGLREGILYEHIRSNYEYYPERLDASIYSILARHNMDVAHAEHVYKLSNKLFQALQDEKQFPAEWGDVLKCAAMLHDTGMSIRYYDHERHSFYLILNSEINGLNHREILMAALAASFHRKNNDDLPLAPYSHLINRLDINIAERLGLLIALAETFEKNLNGHIFDLDVEVRNDQITVFPISYEDLETELAEASKLIPRFSQVFRKNLEIIPRILTQEPERQDT, from the coding sequence ATGAGGCTTGGAATTATCGATATCGGATCCAATACCATCCGTCTGGTCGTATGGGAATTGTACGGCAAGGGATTCTACCGAATTATCGAAGAAATAAAAGAGAATGTCAGAATCGGTCAGGATGGTCATATTCCGGTGATTTCCGAAGAAAAAATCATTGCCGCGCTTGCGGTCCTGAAGAAATTCAAGAAATTCGCCGCAAACCTGCAAGTCGGCCGAACCATCGTTGTGGCGACTGATCCGGTTCGTCGAGTGGACAATCGGGAAGATTTCCTGGAGCGAATCCGATTGGAAACGGGCTATGTGCCTATCGTACTCAACGAGTATGAAGAGTCCTATATGGATTTCCGGGGCGTTACCGGCTCCATGGAGGTCCAGAACAGCCTCATGGTGGATATCGGTGGCTCTTCCACCGAACTGGTCTGGATCCGCAACAATGAACTCATGGAATCAGCGTCCATTCCGTATGGAACGCTGACCTTGACCGAACGGTACCATCTGGAAGACATTGTTACCAGTGCCAATCATCAGGCCATGGATCAGCTCCTGGACAGCGAGTTCCGCCAGATCCCCTGGCTTTTCAGCCAGCCGTTCAAAACAATGATCCTGGTAGGAGGCTCCGCCCGTGCCATTGGACGCATGGACCGCAACAGAAAACATTATCCCCTGAGCCTGACTCATAACTATACGTTGCTGGATCTTGACATCAACATGCTCTACACCCAGCTCATGACCAAAAATGCCCAAGGCCGGGCGAGACTCCCTGGTTTGGAGATGGATCGGGCGGATGTCATCCTGGGAGCCATGGCGATCATTAAATCCCTGTGCGGACTGACGGGTCTGACAGAACTGCGCGTATCCGGAAACGGTCTGCGAGAAGGTATTCTGTACGAGCACATCCGGTCAAATTACGAATACTATCCGGAACGGCTGGACGCCTCCATCTACTCAATCCTGGCCCGTCACAACATGGATGTAGCTCACGCCGAGCACGTCTATAAGCTTTCGAACAAGCTGTTCCAGGCGCTGCAGGATGAAAAGCAGTTCCCGGCGGAATGGGGCGATGTTTTGAAATGCGCTGCAATGCTCCATGATACCGGAATGTCGATCCGATACTATGATCATGAGCGTCACAGCTTTTATCTGATCCTGAATTCGGAAATCAACGGGTTGAATCATCGGGAAATCCTGATGGCCGCACTGGCTGCCAGCTTCCACCGCAAGAACAATGATGACCTGCCGCTGGCACCTTACAGTCACCTGATCAACCGACTGGACATCAATATTGCCGAACGGCTGGGGCTGCTGATCGCCCTGGCGGAAACATTCGAAAAAAACCTCAATGGTCATATCTTTGACCTGGACGTGGAGGTTCGAAATGATCAGATCACTGTGTTCCCCATTTCCTATGAAGATCTCGAAACAGAACTGGCTGAAGCAAGCAAGCTCATCCCCAGATTCAGCCAGGTCTTCCGAAAGAATCTGGAAATTATACCACGGATCCTGACGCAGGAACCAGAACGTCAGGATACCTGA
- a CDS encoding DUF2975 domain-containing protein has protein sequence MTSFKRGVLLSAMSVCILLCLYSYWFLWNLSWSFAELNPSIAYMRWPILIGCLIMLTGALSALLLGIRAAAQSEQKIFSQKTVRTLSWMGRSLAVSTAAILGIWIYALTQLGGEVGLVGAYLLIFLVFFFTASSVMFFLRDLFARAVEFRTENELTV, from the coding sequence ATGACCAGTTTCAAACGGGGTGTTCTCTTAAGTGCCATGTCAGTCTGCATTCTGCTTTGTTTATACAGTTATTGGTTCCTGTGGAACTTATCGTGGTCTTTTGCGGAGCTGAATCCTTCCATTGCATACATGCGCTGGCCGATTCTGATCGGCTGTCTGATCATGCTGACCGGAGCGCTTTCCGCTCTGCTCCTTGGGATCAGAGCGGCCGCACAGTCGGAGCAGAAGATCTTTTCTCAGAAAACAGTTCGAACCTTAAGCTGGATGGGGCGCAGTCTGGCGGTCTCCACCGCCGCGATTCTTGGAATTTGGATTTATGCGCTGACTCAACTGGGCGGTGAAGTCGGGCTGGTCGGGGCTTATCTGCTGATCTTTCTGGTATTTTTTTTCACTGCTTCCAGTGTCATGTTCTTTCTGCGCGACCTGTTTGCCCGGGCAGTGGAATTCCGCACCGAAAACGAGCTGACGGTTTAA
- a CDS encoding transposase has translation MRALLRLGSSQKFGASSERLKQEEAGQMSLLNDEPFGVFNEAEAIIEEVAQELEEPKKGHARRIKGEVGGSKRCFDHLPVVEVIEELPEKEQSCPSCHGQMKQMTSSERIEIEVIPAQIIKKKFITYSYVCNQCSQEGVLNPIVQAPKRLPVIPGSYVSASLMAYIMAKKYWEQTTIYQLETMLLNTGIKISRATLSRWIITGAELYLRGVYDLLHQELVHSDILHADELCEASHNSSYVESYVM, from the coding sequence ATGAGAGCTCTTCTTCGCCTGGGATCCAGCCAGAAGTTTGGCGCTTCCAGCGAACGGCTCAAACAAGAAGAAGCCGGTCAGATGAGCCTTCTGAACGATGAGCCATTCGGTGTCTTCAACGAAGCCGAAGCAATCATCGAGGAAGTAGCTCAGGAGCTTGAGGAACCCAAGAAGGGCCATGCCCGTCGGATCAAAGGTGAAGTTGGTGGCTCCAAGCGCTGTTTCGACCACCTGCCGGTGGTGGAAGTCATCGAAGAGCTGCCCGAAAAAGAGCAGTCCTGCCCATCCTGCCATGGGCAGATGAAGCAGATGACGAGCTCTGAGCGGATCGAAATCGAAGTGATACCGGCCCAGATCATCAAAAAGAAATTCATCACCTATTCCTATGTCTGCAATCAGTGCAGCCAGGAAGGTGTTCTCAATCCCATCGTTCAAGCGCCCAAGCGGCTGCCGGTCATCCCCGGGAGCTATGTTTCCGCATCCCTCATGGCCTATATCATGGCCAAGAAGTACTGGGAACAAACGACGATCTATCAGCTGGAGACCATGCTGCTCAACACGGGCATCAAAATATCCAGAGCAACCCTGTCCCGGTGGATCATAACTGGAGCAGAACTCTACCTGAGGGGGGTCTATGATCTGCTGCACCAAGAGTTGGTCCATAGCGACATTCTTCATGCGGACGAATTATGCGAAGCTTCGCATAATTCGTCTTATGTAGAGTCTTATGTTATGTAG
- a CDS encoding ISLre2 family transposase: MPILTDFNSMFTSLRQGFDSRMASGTLTMDQVVQETHELTDRIAREQIQDYVQVLDERLRNSQLRKKDYSIERRNQTKTIATTAGPVVFDRTYFRDKKTNHHVCLVDRLLGLEPHQRISRELASCLLSSAKDISYQGTVERYASSGITSRTTVMNLVHRLGNIESSEGPLPQKKVVSRIYIEADEDHVAMQDGSNQQMRLIYVHEGQQSVGKRRKALMGVRRFAGFYKGNSDELWYEVFDYLNSAYEVDKIEEISLSGDGATWIKMGAQILPRCKLYLDKFHLEKALRQAATPIDSYKGTKDEYYWYLKDAISMDSLEDINTFFESAAGLPLKKTQEKKLGEMKTYLLSNWESIQNAAKSGYQGCSAEGHVSHVLSSRLSSRPMGWSTVGAENIARMRVFVLNGGDLMGYFAAKEKEKKKEARLVRLEKRIVKKSRVYPVKQGSISYATPHFGWYKS, encoded by the coding sequence ATGCCTATCTTAACAGATTTCAACTCAATGTTCACCTCTCTCAGACAAGGTTTTGATTCAAGAATGGCAAGCGGTACCCTCACCATGGATCAGGTGGTCCAGGAGACTCACGAGCTGACGGATCGGATTGCCCGTGAGCAGATCCAGGATTATGTTCAGGTACTCGATGAGCGCCTGAGGAACTCACAGTTACGCAAAAAGGATTACTCCATCGAACGGCGTAATCAAACAAAAACCATCGCTACTACAGCCGGACCTGTGGTCTTTGACCGGACGTACTTTCGGGATAAAAAGACTAATCACCATGTGTGTCTGGTGGATCGTCTTCTGGGCCTTGAGCCCCATCAGAGAATCAGCCGGGAACTAGCCTCGTGTCTTCTCTCCAGTGCTAAAGATATTTCTTACCAGGGGACGGTGGAGCGCTATGCAAGCAGCGGAATTACCAGCCGCACTACGGTAATGAATCTGGTCCATCGACTGGGGAACATTGAGTCTTCTGAGGGACCCCTGCCTCAGAAAAAAGTGGTATCTCGGATCTATATTGAGGCCGATGAGGATCATGTAGCTATGCAGGACGGTTCCAATCAGCAGATGCGGCTGATCTACGTCCATGAGGGGCAGCAGAGTGTCGGGAAGAGACGCAAGGCCTTAATGGGTGTACGTCGATTTGCAGGCTTCTACAAGGGCAACTCGGATGAACTGTGGTACGAAGTGTTCGATTACCTGAACTCGGCTTATGAGGTAGATAAGATCGAGGAAATCTCCTTATCAGGGGATGGGGCGACCTGGATCAAGATGGGTGCCCAGATTCTGCCTCGATGCAAGCTCTATCTGGATAAGTTCCACCTGGAAAAGGCCCTGCGCCAGGCGGCAACGCCGATTGATTCCTACAAAGGGACAAAGGATGAATATTACTGGTACCTCAAAGACGCCATCAGCATGGACTCCCTTGAGGACATCAACACATTCTTCGAATCAGCAGCGGGATTGCCGCTTAAAAAGACCCAGGAAAAGAAGTTAGGCGAGATGAAAACCTATCTTTTGTCCAACTGGGAATCGATCCAGAACGCGGCCAAGTCGGGCTATCAGGGCTGCAGTGCGGAAGGGCATGTCAGTCATGTGCTTTCCTCACGGTTATCTTCACGCCCGATGGGGTGGAGCACAGTAGGTGCTGAGAATATAGCGCGCATGCGAGTTTTCGTCCTCAATGGCGGGGATCTCATGGGCTACTTCGCTGCCAAAGAGAAAGAAAAGAAGAAGGAAGCCCGACTTGTGAGGCTGGAAAAACGGATCGTGAAGAAGAGCCGGGTCTACCCAGTAAAACAAGGTTCAATCAGCTATGCAACGCCTCATTTTGGGTGGTATAAATCGTAA
- the tpx gene encoding thiol peroxidase — protein MKITFGGKEVTLIGTELKVGDSLPEFNLTATDLSTFSSRDMKLPAIVLTFPSVDTSVCSLELLTFNDRLEGLNYNVYGISCDLPFTLDRWIKTNAGDYITMLSDYKHHDFGEASGTLINEFRILARAAFVFDKDGICQYTEYLAEVGTEPNYDRIMEEAKKYF, from the coding sequence ATGAAAATTACTTTCGGTGGAAAAGAAGTCACTTTGATCGGAACTGAACTGAAAGTCGGCGATTCGCTGCCGGAGTTCAATCTGACCGCAACAGACCTGTCGACCTTCTCCTCCCGGGACATGAAGCTCCCCGCCATCGTTCTGACGTTCCCTTCCGTTGATACCAGCGTCTGTTCTCTGGAACTGCTGACGTTCAATGATCGCCTGGAAGGCCTGAACTACAACGTTTATGGCATTTCCTGCGATCTGCCCTTCACCCTGGATCGCTGGATCAAAACCAACGCCGGGGACTATATCACTATGCTTTCGGACTACAAGCACCACGATTTTGGAGAAGCCTCCGGCACTTTGATCAATGAGTTCCGCATTCTGGCCCGTGCTGCCTTTGTTTTTGACAAAGATGGGATCTGTCAGTATACCGAGTATCTGGCTGAAGTCGGAACGGAACCGAATTATGACCGGATCATGGAAGAGGCAAAAAAGTATTTTTAG
- a CDS encoding phosphatidylglycerol lysyltransferase domain-containing protein — MEFEKLDLKHQAIFDRYRHLGNPLSSVQNFTALYMWKDALGIEICDTGSIVYFRRTVPPIFGFLPPLTSTDQEIVRAVREMKQFSQEHEFPCQIIDAEQWIIDQLARYDIPHEVIEDRDNSEYLYSGEKLRTLSGKKMHSKKNHYNHFVKNQNYEIRPLKGNTGAALAMTKRWLEGRESPYTLGELEGIRLAFEHLEALPVKGITVFVDGVCQAFTISEDLTEDAVLVHVEKASDEVNGLFTFVNSENQKINHPDAVTVNREQDLGIEGLRKAKLSWKPIGMVDKFIVRLCSQTQTPN, encoded by the coding sequence TTGGAATTTGAGAAACTGGACCTGAAACATCAGGCCATATTTGATCGATATCGACATCTGGGCAATCCTCTGTCTTCGGTCCAAAACTTTACAGCCCTATACATGTGGAAGGATGCACTCGGCATTGAAATCTGCGATACCGGAAGCATCGTCTACTTCAGACGAACTGTCCCCCCGATTTTCGGGTTTCTTCCTCCTCTGACCAGCACCGATCAGGAGATTGTCCGGGCCGTCCGGGAAATGAAGCAATTTTCCCAGGAACATGAGTTTCCCTGTCAGATCATCGATGCAGAGCAGTGGATCATTGATCAGCTCGCCCGGTATGATATTCCCCACGAAGTGATCGAAGACCGGGATAATTCAGAATATCTCTACAGCGGTGAAAAGCTTCGGACTCTGTCCGGTAAAAAGATGCACAGCAAGAAAAATCACTACAATCATTTTGTTAAAAACCAGAATTACGAGATTCGTCCCCTGAAAGGGAATACCGGAGCGGCTCTGGCGATGACAAAACGCTGGCTGGAAGGCAGAGAATCCCCGTACACGCTGGGCGAACTGGAAGGCATCCGACTGGCATTCGAACATCTGGAAGCCTTGCCTGTGAAAGGCATCACCGTATTCGTCGACGGTGTCTGCCAGGCATTTACCATCAGTGAAGACCTCACTGAAGATGCTGTCCTGGTCCATGTTGAAAAAGCCAGCGACGAGGTTAACGGACTGTTCACCTTTGTGAACTCGGAAAACCAGAAAATCAACCATCCCGATGCCGTAACGGTAAACCGGGAACAGGATCTGGGGATCGAAGGTCTGCGCAAAGCCAAGCTTTCCTGGAAGCCCATCGGAATGGTTGACAAGTTCATTGTTCGGCTGTGCAGCCAGACCCAAACCCCCAACTAA
- a CDS encoding nucleotide pyrophosphohydrolase, with protein sequence MGKAIDDLNIREKEDQAMDETVTISQLKSWASRFVEERSWQEYHTPKNLAMSIAIEAAELMEIFQWKTPEESGTICQDPATREHLGEEISDVLAYLLNLADVLEIDLSTVFLDKMEKNGRKYPVGQTTSF encoded by the coding sequence ATGGGCAAAGCAATAGATGATTTGAATATCAGGGAAAAAGAGGACCAGGCAATGGATGAAACAGTCACCATCAGTCAGCTGAAGAGCTGGGCCAGTCGGTTTGTCGAGGAACGCAGCTGGCAGGAATACCATACTCCGAAGAATCTGGCGATGTCGATTGCAATTGAAGCAGCGGAACTGATGGAAATATTCCAGTGGAAAACGCCGGAAGAATCAGGCACTATCTGTCAGGATCCGGCAACTCGGGAGCATCTGGGGGAGGAAATTTCAGATGTGCTGGCGTATCTGCTCAATCTGGCCGATGTGCTGGAGATCGATCTCAGCACAGTGTTCCTGGACAAGATGGAGAAAAATGGCAGGAAATATCCGGTAGGTCAGACTACCTCATTCTAA
- a CDS encoding site-specific integrase yields MKKLMGGIITDFFCQYLVSEAGLSENTLKSYRDTLVLYIKYLEDCRECKPRNLDIVAFNAENVSKFLDWLESERHCSVSTRNQRLAALKAFCNYVIRRAPENSKGCQSILQLRIKRAPSAIVDYLPTDTIASILKQPNFGTSEGIRDLAILSFLYETGCRVQELIDVCLGDISFRKPNTVTLTGKGRKTRVIPISSNATDIILQYVERHKITKPDQTLFRNRSNKPLSRSGVAYILKKHLTSARQVDPTILIKSIHPHVIRHSKAMHLLESGVNLIYIRDFLGHSSVTTTEIYAKCNPELKRKYIIEAASQLDDSIQPYSDNEKDELLDWLKNNI; encoded by the coding sequence ATGAAAAAACTAATGGGAGGTATAATAACGGATTTTTTCTGCCAATACTTAGTGAGTGAGGCTGGGCTCTCTGAAAACACGTTAAAGTCATATCGAGATACATTGGTCCTTTATATTAAGTATCTTGAAGACTGCCGAGAATGCAAGCCCAGGAACTTGGACATAGTTGCCTTCAACGCTGAGAATGTCAGCAAATTCCTCGACTGGTTGGAAAGCGAGAGACACTGTAGCGTTAGCACCCGCAACCAGCGTCTTGCTGCCTTAAAAGCCTTCTGCAACTATGTAATCCGAAGAGCACCGGAAAACAGCAAAGGTTGTCAATCTATCTTGCAGTTACGTATCAAACGCGCACCGTCTGCTATAGTTGATTATCTGCCAACAGATACCATCGCGTCTATCTTGAAGCAGCCGAATTTTGGTACGTCTGAAGGGATCAGGGACTTGGCTATCCTATCTTTCCTGTATGAGACGGGATGCCGTGTGCAGGAACTGATTGACGTGTGTCTTGGAGACATCTCTTTCAGGAAGCCTAACACTGTAACACTTACAGGGAAAGGGAGGAAGACCAGGGTAATCCCAATAAGCTCTAACGCCACCGATATCATACTGCAGTATGTAGAACGTCACAAAATCACCAAGCCAGACCAAACGCTCTTTAGAAACCGTTCCAACAAGCCTCTTTCTCGCTCTGGAGTAGCATATATACTTAAGAAGCATCTAACATCAGCTAGACAGGTTGATCCGACTATATTAATTAAGTCGATACATCCGCATGTTATTCGACATTCGAAAGCTATGCACTTGTTGGAAAGCGGAGTGAATCTAATTTATATAAGAGATTTTCTTGGCCACTCATCAGTTACAACTACTGAAATATATGCTAAATGCAACCCAGAACTAAAGCGGAAGTACATTATTGAAGCGGCGTCTCAGTTGGATGATTCCATTCAGCCCTATTCTGACAATGAAAAGGATGAGCTGCTCGATTGGCTCAAAAATAATATCTAA